In Methanoregula formicica SMSP, the DNA window CGGGGGATGCTGACAACGCAGCACCTGATGTCCTCGCGGCGGCCCCGTCCTTTGCAACGATAACGGGAGCGGGGGGTTCGACCGGTTCCGGCCTCATGGGGTCATACGGGATTCCGGTTGCGCTGGCAAGCGCCCTGTTGCAGATCTCCGTGATGTCAAGGCCGGATACCAGCGCCTGTCTCAGGATATCCTGCCGGATGGCGATACCGGTCAGGCCCCCTGTAGGATCCTCTCCCTTCTTTCCCGTCATGAGCGATCAGTTCCTGATCTGTTGTTCAAGATAGATAGAGTTCGCGATTGCGGACACGATTGGTGTGCTGTAGTTTCAGGCGCTTTTTGCAGCACACCGCTGGTCGTAGATCCGGATGGCCCGCAGCAGGTCGATCTTCCGGAAGAGCGGCCAGTAGGGAGCGCAGAAGTAGACCGCAGACTCGTGCCCTGCCGCAAGCCAGGGAAGGAAGTTCGAGGTCCGGCACTCGTTGCCCGTCCTGATGATCAGGTCAACGGGAGGGATTCCTTTTCCGTGGTGGAGGTGCTCCTCGACCATGCTGACATCGATGGTATCGGGGTCGGCACCATTCTTCCGGACGGTTTCCAGGATGTCCCGGGCGGCAAGGACGATCTCGTTCCTCCCGCCGTAGGCGAGGGCGATGTTGAGGAAGAAGCCGGTATGCTCCTTTGTAGCCTCCTCCGCTGCAAGGACCGCCTCCCTAAGGTCGTCCGGAAGCATCGACGGGTCGCCGACCATCTGGACGCGGATCCGGTACTTCTTCACCCGTTCGTCGGTGAGGACGCTCAGGAACTTCTCCTTGAACATGGCAAAGAGATACCCGACCTCGTTCTTCTCCCGCGAGAAGTTCTCCGTTGAGAACGTGTAGAGGGTGACGTGCCGGATGCCCAGTTCATGTGCCCAGTCCAGCATCTTCTCCGTCTTGTCGGCACCTGCACGATGGCCGGATGCCGTATCCAGCCCGAGCATCTTTGCGTACCGCCGGTTGCCGTCCATGATGATGGCAACGTGGTTGGGGATGTGCCGGCACTGTCTCAAAAGCCGCTGCTCGTACAGGGGTTCGAGAATGCCCTGCAGGTTCATAGCGGAGTCATCTCCACGACCATGCCCCGGTTGGGGTAGCGCTCGATCACGCACTTTTTCCCGGGCATCCCGTCTTTGTGCTCTTCGAGGAGCCACCAGGCCATCTCGATGCCATCCGCCGATTCCTCGAAACTGTCCGGGTCCAGCCGTTCACGGCAGAACTGCAGAACGGCCTCCCGCTCTCCAACCTCCGGCTCGACAATACCGTACACGATGGTGCCGTCATCGGTGATCTCGTCGAACGGGCGGGCAGTGTTCTCTGCGATCCGCTTCAGGCGCTCCCGGAGCTGGACCGAGTCCTTGAATCCCGAGGAGCACCAGTGCACCTTGTCATGCTTCAGGAGTTCCCCTGCCCATTCGCGGGCGCCGTGGATGGCATTGTGGAGTTCGTCGGCAAGCTCGTAGCCCCGCTCCCGCATGGCGTACGCATTGGTCTCCCCCCATTCGAGCTCGTTGATGTTCAGGAAGTCAAGGTACGGGAGCGCAGGGATGAGGAGTTCAAGCCCGGGGAGGGCCGGCACCTCGATCCCGATATCGAAACCCATCTCTTTTGCCCGCTGTGCGGAACGGATGAAGTCCGAGTCCAGGATCGTGTCCCAGCACTCGCGGGGAGGATGGAGCCGGATCTCGTCCACGAGCCCCTGCATCTCCGCAAGTTCGCTGTCTGACGGGGCCTTTGCCGTGTAGAGGTGGATCTGGTGTTCCGTCCCGAAATGATCCTTGAGCATCCGGCAGTACTCCGTCACCTTCTCAAGGCAGAGGAGCGGTTCGCCGCCTGTGACCCCGGTGCCGAGTGCGCTCATGGTCTCGGCTACTTCGATGATCTGCGACGGGACATCGATAGGGACTTCATTGGCATAGACAGTGTCCGTCCCTTTCCGCTCCGATGAGAGCGGGCAGTACCAGCAGGAACGGTGGCAGCGTCCCGTGACGAAGAGGACCATCTTTGCGCCCTGGTGGCAGAGAACACAACCGTCTGAGAGTGTCATGGAGTGCATCCTGTCCGCGATCCCGGCAGGGACCGGTACCTGAAATGTGATCTTAGTATTAGGCAATATGCATTCAAAACCCTTCTTCTGTGGCAGAACTATCTTTATAAGTCAAGCAAGACACGAGTTAATAGATTATGAGAGCCGGTACAACGGGGCAGAACAGGGATCATGCTCTTTCTGAAGTAATTGGTTTTGTCCTCCTCCTGGCCCTGGTGGTTGCTGCTGTATCTCTCTGGACTATCTATATCGTTCCCGTCAACGGCAGGGAGGCAGAGATCGTCCAGATGAACAGTGTCAAGGACCGGTTCACGGATTACAAATTCACCCTGGACTCGCTCTGGATCAACAACCAGTCCGGTGTAACGACCTCGACATCCTTCAACCTCGGGACCGGACAGGGCGTTACGGAAGCAGGCGGTCTCTTTCTGCCCCTGCTCAACCCGATACCCTCCTCCGCGGTCCTTTCAGTGAAGGACGATGGCGACAGACTGGTGGTCAATTCCAGTACCCTCCCGGAAGGAAAGGTATTCAATCTCTCCGTGCTGGAATACCAGTCCGGCAATAATTACTGGGTCCAGCAGCGGTACTATTACCAGACCGGGGGTGTCTTCCTCAAACAGGATAACGGGTCCATCTGCCGGATCTCTCCCTCCTTTACCCTTGCACGGACCTCCAGCGGCACCAGCGAGTTCGCATCGGTTACCCTTATCCCGATCCAGGTGCTGGGGGGCAGTTCGATTGGCGGAAAGGGGCCGGTACGGGTTGATTCGCAGTTACGGACTCCCGTAAAGCTTGCCACGCAGGAGCAGAACAGTTATGTGAGTATCCGGGTCGATGTTGCCGACAAACCCACGGCCCTGATGTGGATGAATGTCTTAAACGAGACACGCGTGCGCGGGGGTATCACGTCCGGTTCCTGGTATTCCTTTTCTGTTACCGAAAACCCGGTGACCAAACGGGGCACGGCATTCATGAACATCACCGGTCCTTCTGTTTCAGGTTCCACCCAGGACATCATCTTCACGCTCCAGTCTGTCGATTATGCCGTGACGATCAATAACATTGCATCGGGTATTACATGATGATCCAAAAGACTGGCAGGATGCGGGGACAGGCCACTCATGGAACGGGGGATGGTGATGGCGTATCCGAGGTCATCGGCGCGGTCCTGCTGATCTCCCTCGTCGTGACCGCAGTTGCGCTGGTTGCCGTATTCGTGAACTCACAGGCCACTCCCCGGAATATCCCGGATGTGAACTTTATGGTGGGCAGTGACAACAGGAACCCGCTCACCCTCTACCTCACCCACAACGGGGGCGACATTCTCCCCCTCGGGTCATTCTCGGTGTATGTTGATGGTACGATGAGGGCGTACTCGCTCTCCGGTGGGGGAAATGAATGGTCGCTTGGCAAGAACCTCGTAGTGCCGCTGTCATCCGGAGAGAAACCCGGTACAATCATCCTGGTGTACAATGCAACAGGATCCGGGGGCTCCGTGATCGGGTCTGCCTCGGCCGATGTATCCGTGCCCTCCGTGACCGCTGCCCCGGAGATCATCATCCCCCCCTCCGTCTGCGTGAATATCACCGACCCGCAGATCGTGCTCTCCGTTGTCCTGAACAACGTATCGGTTATCGGCGATGCTATGAACCAGTCCCCCTCGACAGTCGGGCCGGTGATTGCAAACGTGGTCGGCGCCAATTCGATCAGTTTTTACCGGGAAGGTAAAGCAACGATCGACCCGAATACTCACCTCTCGTTGAATATTACCGGGGCAGGATCGACCATCTCGTATGGAACGACCACCTCGAAGAGCCTGGGAATTGGGGATATCCTTGTGGTAACGCTCTCGAAAAGCAGCCCCGGGTCCTGGAAGATCTTCGGCCTTGGCAACCAGATCTGGGAATTTTCGGCCGCTGACAGCTCGAAAGTAGTTGATATCAGCTGGAAACACAAGAGTAACGGAACCTGGACAAATACTTCGGCCACCCAGTTGTTTCATACCTGGATTACCGGATACCAGGATGTAGGATCAACCCTGACCGTGCGGTCAACCGGCGGATCGTATTACACGGCCCTTGCGGTTAACGGTACAATGGTAATCGATGGGGTAAATTCAAGTACTGTTGTTATCCAGAACATCCGACCGGTGGGGGTCGGGTTGTTTGTCCTGGAATATGACCCCAACTCAGACAGCATGTATTTCGTCGGGAACGCACAGAGCGTGAGCGTGACATAACCATGGTATGTGAGTACGGCCCGCATTCTCTGCACCACTGCCTCTACGACGATTCCGGTGTTTCCGAAGTGTTCGGCGCGGTAATACTTATCACAATCATTGCAGCTGCAGTTGGCCTTGTTGCTGTCTCTGTATTCTCACAACCTCCCCCTGAGAAGATCCCTGCGGTGAATTTTCTCTTCGCTTCCAAAGGCAACATTATCACCATTCACCACAACGGGGGCGATCCCCTTCCGGAGGGTAATTACCAGATCCTGGTGAACAGCTATCCAGTCCCCTCCGGTTCGATAACAAAATTCCCGTCTCCTGCCGGCAACTGGGTGATAGGAGATACGCTCACCATACAGATGAACGACCTGTCGCCATCATCCTATGTCCAGGTGGTCTACCTGGACGGATCTGCATCCTATGTCCTGGCTTCGAACAGTACACCGGGAGGGGCTGGAGGACCCTATGCTCCCGTTGCATCATTCATTACCGATGTTTCGTCAGGCATTGCCCCGCTGGACGTGCAGTTTACCGATACCTCGGAATACAGTCCTGACTCATGGGTATGGGAATTTGGCGATGGATCGATATCTTTCACCCAGCACCCGGTACACACATTCACTTCAGCGGGGACTTATACCGTCAGGCTTACCGCTGAAAACAGCCTTGGCAGCAGCACGGCAACAAGGATTATTACTGTATCCGGCGCCCCCGTGCCTGTGGCCAATTTTACCGCCAATGTAACATCCGGTATCGTTCCATTGACTGTGCAGTTCACGGATCTCTCGGAGAATAATCCGACCTCATGGTCATGGGTGTTTGGCGATGGGAATGTTTCTTATCAGCAGAATCCGCAGCACACGTTCGTATCTGTTGGGAATTACACCGTAAGTCTGAACGCGACAAATTCTGCGGGCTCCAATTCTATGACAAGGACAGAGTATATCCAGGTTTCTTCGGTCCCCTTTGTAAACTATGTTATCGAAGAGAATGTCTTCGTCTATGGAAGTCAGTTACGCTTCTCCGGTGCGAAGGTTGCCGGACCTGATGCTACCGTTGTCATCACGGAATCCTTATCAACCAGCGACCTTAATCGAGGTGCCTCCATCGCAGTCAACACCCTCTACATTGACGGGGATGTAACCCTTGACGGAGGGAGTGCAGGACTTGGTTCGGCGGTCAATCCGGGAAATATTTATGTCACCGGTGACATGAACCTGCTGAGTGGAACGCGGGATATCTATGGCGATGTCTATGTCCGGGGAAATCTCCGGCTGAAAGACGCACGGATTCATGGAAATGTGTACGTTGACGGCGATGTTACCCTGTACTGGACACCCTGGCTTGCTCCAGGTTCACACATCTATTATACCGGGACGCTCAGCGCCCCTGCATATTACAACCAGGGAATCCTGGACAAATGCATCCATCAGGCAACCGTTCCGGGATTTGCCATGCCGGATACAGCACTGCCCTCGGTAAAATCTTCCGGTTGGTATGCAGCGCGTGGATATGTCTCGTCCGGACCTTTGACCGATAACCTGAAAATATTTGCCCCCGGTTATTCCTCCAGTTCCTGGACTTCTACAGTCAATGATGTTGTCATTATCGCAAGTGCCGGCGACATCTCAATTACCGGCCTTGGCGGCAGTGGATTCCGGGGTGTGTTGTTTGCGCCAAATGGAAAGGCTACCTTTAGTGGAGGATTCTTCGAGGGGGTTGTCATTGCCCGGGATGGTTTCGATGTCATCAGTGGAGGGACTACGGTAACCTTCAAAAACCTTGAGACGTATTTCACCAGCCCTGATGATTATCCATTCTGATATTTTTTGTAATCTGTAAGTGATTCCCGTATCCGTGACATTGGATCGGGAAAAAGGCAACCTGACTCTACATAACGGGATTTCCCTGAACGTCATCCCAAAAAGAATGGGATCCCTGATGATGAGAACTGTTGTGAACCGGGAATTGGTTGTTACATTCTGAATCCGTTGAACAATACCGTATTGGCACGTTTTGCTGAGTGTATTATCCAATAGTACTCATATCATATGCTCGTGTGGATCTCGACAACGCCATAGGGGATTGACGTATCGGCGGATGTGACCATATTCCCGTTCTTGTACACTTCCACCAGGATATTCCGCACTGATCCATCCCCTTTCTCAAGGAAAGCATCGATGTTCCCTACGGCCATAGAGAGCTGGAAGATCTGTTCCCCGGAACTGTTTACCGCCCGCTCAAAGCCGTTTGCCGAGATAGTCCCGGTATACTGTCCCGGGTAGAGAACCCGGACAAAAACCCCGGTTGAAGGTACGGGAGACGCTCCAGAAGGTGCGACCGTCTCAGGGATAGTTGTCACAACAAGCGGCCCGACGGGTGTAGCATTTCGGATGATTGCAGGCCCCACAGGAACATGCATCTCGAGTGCTCCCCGCGGCCTGCTTGTCACATCGCTCTCAACAACCTCTCCTCCATTATACACGCCAATCTCCAGAGCTTCCCCGGAGCCGTCCCCTTTCTCGACAAAGATATCGATGACTGTGTCGTGTACCGGCATCTGGTAGATCTGGGTTCCGGAACTGTTCACATCAATCTGGAGGCCACCGGCAGAGAGCGTTCCTGCGTAGTATCCCTGATATGCAATCTTTACCCAGATCCCGTTCCCCGGAACAGCACCGGGGGGAAGGGTTGCCTCAGCTACAGAATCTGGTATCGTCTGTCCCGGCTCATGAGCAATATTCGAAACGGCTGCGGCCGGTGCGGACACCGGTGCAGGCGTCGGCGTTGCAGTGACCCCTGCCTTTGCTGCGGCCGCCTTCTCCCAGTGCTGGAGCCCCGGTTCCGGTATCGGGGAGACCATGGCCACGAGCAGGATGGCTGCAAGGAGGACGATGGCAACAAGGGTGAAAGCCGGGGATACCGGTTTCGGCTCGTCAGGGAGGGCCTGCCGGGTGCCCTGTGCGGGGCCGTATACCGTCCATTCCGGGACGGCCGGACGGCCGGTGGGTGCAGCGGTATCCAGCGTTCCCGCGTCCATCCTCTCGCGCCGGGCGCGGGAATAGTAATCTGCAGGTGTGGGATCGGGCCGGACCGGTACTCCCTGCTTTTCGAGAACGGTAAGGCACCGGTCGCGGTTCTGGATGTTCTTCCCTGCGGCAAGGAAGATGAAGATCAGCTCGATCCCGCGCATACCCCCGTCGGCGGTACCGTAGGTGATCCGGATCACCGGTTCCCGCAGCCGGTTGGTCTCCGCGGAAGCAAGCGTGATGTCCTGATAGGGGATCTCCAGCCGGGGCTTTCCTGCATCCTCGCAAACCAGGACTAGCCGCCCCTCGAGAAAGACGGCTTCGTAGCCGATACCGTTGATGATCAGCCGTTGTGTCCTGTGGATGACCGCATCCCCGCTCTCATTGCCCGGAGTATCCATGGTCCCCTGCCGGAGTATACCAGTAGTTACTGTACCGCTTCACCCTAATAATCTCTGCAGTATTTCAGGGGCTGGCAGCATCATTCCCCGTGCCTGTCAGGTTCGCGCACCTCCGTGTTCCGGTTTACGAGCAGGTTCCAGGCATCGTGGGCCCGGTTGTACCGGACAAGCACGCCTCTGAGTTCCAGTACGGTGCCGTAGCCGGCAGAAAGCAGCGCCTCGTTTTCCGCTGTTTTGTGAAATGCCGGCAGGACGGCATAGACCGGGGCTTTTGCGGTGCCATCGCAGACCTTGAAGAGGCGGGTCTTTGCATCGCCGAGTTCACCGCTCATCTTTGCAACCATGGTGTTCACCCGCTTTCCCACGTGCAGGTGCAGTTTCGAGAGCTGGAGGAACTTTGCCGCGGAGGAAAGCCGTAAGCCGTCGCGGGGTATTGCGGCCCGCCGGAGGACTGCATAGCTGTACTTGATGTCCGTGTTGATGTACCGGTACGGCTCATCACACCGGGCAAGGGTCTCCATCAGACGCGTGGGGCGGATGGCCGGTGCGGTGGCAAAACTCCAGCACCGCGGAGCTTTGCAGGCAGTGCCCCGGAACAGCGGGCAGGGGGAATGCACGACAAGCCCGGCAGGCTCAAGGCCGGCGGCAAGCGTCCGCATGCGGGTTGAATTAATCTCGTCTGCCGGCTCGATAATGAGAATGGCGCCATCGGGAGACAGCC includes these proteins:
- the uppS gene encoding polyprenyl diphosphate synthase; the protein is MNLQGILEPLYEQRLLRQCRHIPNHVAIIMDGNRRYAKMLGLDTASGHRAGADKTEKMLDWAHELGIRHVTLYTFSTENFSREKNEVGYLFAMFKEKFLSVLTDERVKKYRIRVQMVGDPSMLPDDLREAVLAAEEATKEHTGFFLNIALAYGGRNEIVLAARDILETVRKNGADPDTIDVSMVEEHLHHGKGIPPVDLIIRTGNECRTSNFLPWLAAGHESAVYFCAPYWPLFRKIDLLRAIRIYDQRCAAKSA
- a CDS encoding type IV pilin N-terminal domain-containing protein, encoding MMIQKTGRMRGQATHGTGDGDGVSEVIGAVLLISLVVTAVALVAVFVNSQATPRNIPDVNFMVGSDNRNPLTLYLTHNGGDILPLGSFSVYVDGTMRAYSLSGGGNEWSLGKNLVVPLSSGEKPGTIILVYNATGSGGSVIGSASADVSVPSVTAAPEIIIPPSVCVNITDPQIVLSVVLNNVSVIGDAMNQSPSTVGPVIANVVGANSISFYREGKATIDPNTHLSLNITGAGSTISYGTTTSKSLGIGDILVVTLSKSSPGSWKIFGLGNQIWEFSAADSSKVVDISWKHKSNGTWTNTSATQLFHTWITGYQDVGSTLTVRSTGGSYYTALAVNGTMVIDGVNSSTVVIQNIRPVGVGLFVLEYDPNSDSMYFVGNAQSVSVT
- a CDS encoding PKD domain-containing protein, which codes for MVCEYGPHSLHHCLYDDSGVSEVFGAVILITIIAAAVGLVAVSVFSQPPPEKIPAVNFLFASKGNIITIHHNGGDPLPEGNYQILVNSYPVPSGSITKFPSPAGNWVIGDTLTIQMNDLSPSSYVQVVYLDGSASYVLASNSTPGGAGGPYAPVASFITDVSSGIAPLDVQFTDTSEYSPDSWVWEFGDGSISFTQHPVHTFTSAGTYTVRLTAENSLGSSTATRIITVSGAPVPVANFTANVTSGIVPLTVQFTDLSENNPTSWSWVFGDGNVSYQQNPQHTFVSVGNYTVSLNATNSAGSNSMTRTEYIQVSSVPFVNYVIEENVFVYGSQLRFSGAKVAGPDATVVITESLSTSDLNRGASIAVNTLYIDGDVTLDGGSAGLGSAVNPGNIYVTGDMNLLSGTRDIYGDVYVRGNLRLKDARIHGNVYVDGDVTLYWTPWLAPGSHIYYTGTLSAPAYYNQGILDKCIHQATVPGFAMPDTALPSVKSSGWYAARGYVSSGPLTDNLKIFAPGYSSSSWTSTVNDVVIIASAGDISITGLGGSGFRGVLFAPNGKATFSGGFFEGVVIARDGFDVISGGTTVTFKNLETYFTSPDDYPF
- a CDS encoding radical SAM protein, whose product is MTLSDGCVLCHQGAKMVLFVTGRCHRSCWYCPLSSERKGTDTVYANEVPIDVPSQIIEVAETMSALGTGVTGGEPLLCLEKVTEYCRMLKDHFGTEHQIHLYTAKAPSDSELAEMQGLVDEIRLHPPRECWDTILDSDFIRSAQRAKEMGFDIGIEVPALPGLELLIPALPYLDFLNINELEWGETNAYAMRERGYELADELHNAIHGAREWAGELLKHDKVHWCSSGFKDSVQLRERLKRIAENTARPFDEITDDGTIVYGIVEPEVGEREAVLQFCRERLDPDSFEESADGIEMAWWLLEEHKDGMPGKKCVIERYPNRGMVVEMTPL